From Streptomyces yatensis, one genomic window encodes:
- a CDS encoding SGNH/GDSL hydrolase family protein, whose protein sequence is MSGTDAPCRRYVALGDSQTEGLGDGDEATGLRGFADRLAEHLAHHNPGLSYANLAVRGRLAAQVHTEQLAPALSLRPDLATVVAGVNDLLRPRFDADHVAHHLETMFAALTAQGARVATLTFPDPARITPLARPLAPRVVALNQRIREAAGRHGVTVAETSRHPVVADPRLWSTDRLHASPLGHQRIAAALAHALGLPGTDDTWTHPLPPPTTPVLTGWRAAPAELRWTATFLGPWLTRRLRGRSSGDGHTAKRPHLGPVDVRRPG, encoded by the coding sequence ATGTCCGGCACTGACGCGCCCTGCCGTCGCTACGTCGCGCTGGGCGACAGCCAGACCGAGGGCCTGGGCGACGGCGACGAGGCCACCGGTCTGCGCGGCTTCGCCGACCGCCTGGCCGAACACCTCGCCCACCACAACCCCGGCCTCTCCTACGCCAACCTCGCCGTACGGGGCCGTCTCGCCGCGCAGGTCCACACCGAGCAACTGGCACCCGCCCTGTCCCTCCGCCCCGACCTGGCCACCGTCGTCGCCGGGGTCAACGACCTGCTGCGCCCCCGCTTCGACGCCGACCACGTCGCCCACCACCTGGAGACGATGTTCGCCGCGCTCACCGCCCAGGGCGCTCGCGTGGCCACGCTCACCTTCCCCGACCCGGCCCGTATCACCCCGCTGGCGCGGCCCCTCGCCCCGCGCGTCGTCGCCCTGAACCAGCGCATCCGCGAAGCCGCCGGGCGCCACGGCGTCACCGTCGCCGAGACCAGCCGGCACCCCGTCGTCGCCGACCCCCGGCTGTGGAGCACCGACCGCCTGCACGCCAGTCCCCTCGGCCATCAGCGCATCGCCGCCGCCCTCGCCCACGCCCTCGGCCTCCCCGGCACCGACGACACCTGGACCCACCCGCTGCCCCCGCCGACGACGCCCGTGCTCACCGGATGGCGCGCCGCCCCCGCCGAACTGCGCTGGACCGCCACCTTCCTCGGCCCCTGGCTCACCCGGCGGCTGCGCGGGCGCTCCTCCGGTGACGGCCACACCGCCAAGCGCCCGCACCTGGGCCCGGTGGACGTGAGGCGTCCGGGCTGA
- a CDS encoding PadR family transcriptional regulator codes for MALRHAVLAALLEGELSGYQLTKAFDIGVANFWHAQPQQLYAELTRLEKDGLIEGREVAQETRPTKRLFQVTDAGLAELEEFTAAFAKPSFIRDDLLVKVQAADHVDTETLIDQLTERAAFARAKIDLFGKLLRKIRGDLTEEEFLRHGRPIGPYLTCLRGLALEQGNRDWCERTITVLRQREHTHVRH; via the coding sequence ATGGCCCTACGGCACGCCGTGCTGGCGGCGCTGCTCGAAGGGGAGCTCAGCGGATACCAGCTGACCAAGGCGTTCGACATCGGCGTGGCGAACTTCTGGCACGCCCAGCCGCAGCAGCTCTACGCCGAGCTGACCCGCCTGGAGAAGGACGGGCTCATCGAGGGCCGGGAGGTGGCCCAGGAGACCCGCCCCACCAAGCGCCTGTTCCAGGTGACCGATGCCGGTCTTGCGGAGCTGGAGGAGTTCACGGCCGCCTTCGCGAAGCCCTCCTTCATCCGTGACGACCTGCTCGTCAAGGTCCAGGCCGCCGACCATGTCGACACCGAGACCCTGATCGACCAGCTCACCGAGCGGGCCGCCTTCGCCCGGGCCAAGATCGACCTCTTCGGCAAGCTGCTGCGGAAGATCCGCGGTGATCTGACGGAGGAGGAGTTCCTTCGCCACGGCCGCCCCATCGGCCCGTATTTGACCTGCCTGCGCGGCCTGGCCCTGGAACAGGGCAACCGCGACTGGTGCGAGCGCACGATCACGGTCCTGCGACAGAGGGAGCACACCCATGTCCGGCACTGA
- a CDS encoding nuclear transport factor 2 family protein: MNAADRFRAAVDDKDLTALDDLFTEDIRLYSPVKFTPFEGKPMVLGLFGVLLRTFEDFRYVGDYTGTAQTSADGTSAPSAVLLFRARVGDKEIHGIDLLHLDDDGRIKEFTVMVRPQSAVHALGEAVLSGLVEDGLAPAPAGQ, from the coding sequence ATGAACGCCGCCGACCGTTTCCGTGCCGCCGTCGACGACAAGGACCTGACGGCCCTGGACGACCTCTTCACCGAGGACATCCGCCTCTACAGCCCCGTCAAGTTCACCCCCTTCGAGGGCAAGCCGATGGTGCTCGGCCTCTTCGGGGTCCTGCTGCGCACGTTCGAGGACTTCCGGTACGTCGGCGACTACACCGGCACCGCGCAGACCAGCGCCGACGGCACCTCCGCGCCGTCGGCGGTGCTGCTCTTCCGCGCCCGGGTGGGCGACAAGGAGATCCACGGCATCGATCTGCTGCACCTCGACGACGACGGCCGGATCAAGGAGTTCACCGTGATGGTCCGGCCCCAGTCCGCCGTCCACGCCCTCGGCGAAGCGGTCCTCTCCGGGCTGGTCGAGGACGGCCTCGCACCTGCGCCCGCGGGCCAGTAG
- a CDS encoding PP2C family protein-serine/threonine phosphatase yields MTDRNRESGSRRLLAGLLAASHLMPLELLPASLAEYAAPAGITEARIYLSDVQRRVLRRLTGAGAVGTADGPPEELEIEGTVPGRAYQYGQVLPAAPADRGRHQWWMPLLDGTERIGLLRLTAATDDTRTHEDMELLSALVALIVVSKRDFSDAYARLVGSESMNIAAEMQWRLMPPTTYADGRVALSAVMEPAFEISGDAYDYATDGPRVHLSIFDAMGHDTAAGLTANLALGACRNARHHGADLVRTGERVDEVLIEQFQGARYATAILADLDTRRGELSWVNCGHHPPLIIRGGRWTTQLRCPPALPLGMGLGLEATLCREQLQPGDRVVLYTDGITEARRPGGREFGLTLFTDFLIRHHADGLPVPETLRRLVRAVMAHHDGHLQDDATVLFCEWLGPQPGPTDQAATLMGLPSAGP; encoded by the coding sequence GTGACGGACCGGAATCGAGAGTCGGGCAGCAGGCGGCTGCTTGCCGGGCTGCTGGCCGCCAGCCATCTGATGCCGCTGGAGCTGCTGCCGGCCAGTTTGGCCGAGTACGCGGCACCCGCCGGTATCACCGAGGCGCGGATCTACCTCTCCGATGTGCAGCGGCGCGTGCTGCGGCGGCTGACCGGCGCGGGCGCGGTGGGGACGGCGGACGGACCACCGGAGGAGCTGGAGATCGAGGGCACCGTGCCGGGCCGGGCCTACCAGTACGGTCAGGTACTGCCCGCCGCCCCCGCCGATCGGGGCAGACACCAGTGGTGGATGCCGCTGCTGGACGGCACCGAGCGCATCGGTCTGCTGCGCCTCACCGCGGCCACCGACGACACGCGGACCCATGAGGACATGGAGCTGCTCTCCGCCCTGGTGGCGCTCATCGTGGTCAGCAAGCGCGACTTCAGCGACGCCTACGCGCGGCTGGTCGGCAGCGAGTCGATGAACATCGCCGCCGAGATGCAGTGGCGCCTGATGCCACCGACCACCTACGCGGACGGCCGGGTGGCCCTCTCCGCCGTCATGGAGCCGGCGTTCGAGATCAGCGGGGACGCCTACGACTACGCGACCGACGGACCGAGGGTGCACTTGTCGATCTTCGACGCGATGGGGCACGACACCGCCGCCGGCCTGACGGCCAACCTCGCCCTGGGCGCGTGCCGCAACGCCCGCCACCACGGCGCCGACCTGGTGCGGACCGGCGAGCGGGTCGACGAGGTGCTCATCGAGCAGTTCCAGGGGGCCCGCTACGCCACCGCCATCCTGGCCGATCTGGACACCCGGCGCGGAGAGCTCAGCTGGGTCAACTGCGGCCATCACCCTCCGCTGATCATCCGCGGCGGCCGCTGGACCACCCAGCTGCGGTGTCCGCCAGCGCTTCCCCTCGGCATGGGCCTGGGGCTGGAGGCCACGCTCTGCCGCGAGCAGCTGCAGCCCGGCGACCGGGTCGTGCTCTACACCGACGGCATCACCGAGGCCCGGCGCCCCGGCGGTCGCGAGTTCGGGCTGACCCTGTTCACCGACTTCCTCATCCGGCACCACGCCGACGGCCTGCCCGTTCCGGAGACCCTGCGCCGCCTGGTCCGCGCCGTCATGGCCCACCACGACGGCCATCTCCAGGACGACGCCACGGTCCTGTTCTGCGAATGGCTCGGCCCCCAGCCCGGACCCACCGATCAGGCCGCCACCCTGATGGGCCTGCCTTCCGCGGGGCCGTAA